Proteins from one Choloepus didactylus isolate mChoDid1 chromosome 4, mChoDid1.pri, whole genome shotgun sequence genomic window:
- the SSTR1 gene encoding somatostatin receptor type 1, whose amino-acid sequence MFPNGTTSSPSSSPSPSPGSCGEGGGVRGPGAGAMDGMEEPGRNASQNGTLSEGQGSAILISFIYSVVCLVGLCGNSMVIYVILRYAKMKTATNIYILNLAIADELLMLSVPFLVTSTLLRHWPFGALLCRLVLSVDAVNMFTSIYCLTVLSVDRYVAVVHPIKAARYRRPTVAKVVNLGVWVLSLLVILPIVVFSRTAANSDGTVACNMLMPEPAQRWLVGFVLYTFLMGFLLPVGAICLCYVLIIAKMRMVALKAGWQQRKRSERKITLMVMMVVMVFVICWMPFYVVQLVNVFAEQDDATVSQLSVILGYANSCANPILYGFLSDNFKRSFQRILCLSWMDNAAEEPVDYYATALKSRAYSVEDFQPENLESGGVFRNGTCTSRITTL is encoded by the coding sequence ATGTTTCCCAATGGCAccacctcctctccttcctcctctcctagCCCTAGCCCGGGCAGCTGCGGCGAAGGCGGTGGCGTCAGGGGCCCTGGGGCCGGCGCTATGGACGGCATGGAGGAGCCGGGGCGCAACGCGTCCCAGAATGGGACCTTGAGCGAGGGCCAGGGCAGCGCCATCCTCATCTCCTTCATCTACTCCGTGGTGTGCCTGGTGGGGCTGTGTGGGAACTCCATGGTCATCTACGTGATTCTGCGCTACGCCAAAATGAAGACGGCTACCAACATCTACATCCTTAACCTGGCCATCGCGGATGAGCTGCTCATGCTCAGCGTGCCCTTCCTCGTTACCTCCACGCTGCTGCGCCACTGGCCCTTCGGCGCGCTCCTCTGCCGCCTCGTGCTCAGCGTGGATGCGGTCAACATGTTCACCAGCATCTACTGCCTGACTGTGCTCAGCGTGGACCGCTACGTGGCCGTGGTGCACCCCATCAAGGCAGCCCGCTATCGCCGGCCCACTGTGGCCAAGGTGGTGAACCTGGGCGTGTGGGTGCTGTCGCTGCTCGTCATCCTACCCATCGTGGTCTTCTCCCGCACCGCGGCCAACAGCGACGGCACCGTAGCCTGCAACATGCTCATGCCCGAGCCCGCCCAGCGCTGGCTGGTGGGCTTCGTGCTGTACACATTCCTCATGGGCTTCCTACTGCCCGTCGGGGCCATCTGCCTGTGCTACGTGCTCATCATTGCCAAGATGCGCATGGTGGCCCTCAAAGCCGGCTGGCAGCAGCGCAAGCGCTCGGAGCGCAAGATCACcctgatggtgatgatggtggtgatggtgttcgTCATCTGCTGGATGCCTTTCTACGTGGTGCAGCTGGTCAACGTGTTCGCCGAGCAGGACGATGCCACCGTGAGCCAGCTCTCTGTCATCCTTGGCTACGCCAACAGCTGCGCCAACCCCATCCTCTATGGCTTCCTCTCAGACAACTTCAAGCGCTCTTTCCAGCGCATTCTGTGCCTCAGCTGGATGGATAACGCCGCCGAGGAGCCGGTCGATTACTATGCCACGGCCCTCAAGAGCCGCGCTTACAGCGTGGAGGACTTCCAGCCGGAGAACCTGGAGTCGGGTGGCGTCTTCCGTAACGGCACCTGCACGTCCCGGATCACGACGCTCTGA